One part of the Treponema peruense genome encodes these proteins:
- a CDS encoding AMP-dependent synthetase/ligase: MELEQTLPKLFRKSAEKYPEFSAQLFRTKDGTYAETNYHDCYQKALDFSGALLKFGVKRGDKIGLIADNRREWEQADMGLLAIGAIDTPRGCDASEKDLSYILSFSEVEYVIAENEAQVKKIINIRPKVPTLRAVVSFDEIDSSVEKQLADANLRYHLFEDLQKLGHEWRKENPDVVEQELEKGQWDDLATIIFTSGTTGTPKGVMLSHGNILTQLDEVTERIFLNPGERALCVLPVWHAFQRAVEYVILSQGGTLCYSKPIGSVLLQDLQKLDPYLLPAVPRVWEAVYDGIWRKMRKTGGLVYIMFRFFVAEAMLWCSIDRKLRRKNSRFGRDYLGFWWPVLVLPWLLLYPIKMLGNLLVFRKIRAMLGKNFRSGIAGGGAYPENIDKFFWAVGVKVCEGYGLTETAPIISVRPIVDPVMRNVGTPLRGMQVRVVDDDGIILGRCKKGNLQIKGGCVMQGYYKRPDLTDKVMTVDGWFDTGDIAILTVDGEIQLRGRKKDTIVLLGGENIEPLPIESKIKESRFVASAVVFGTNEKGEDQRYLTAIILPNQDELVSYAEENGIQADTYEKLVETEAIQKLIENEVAEAVNSKNGFKAYERINKIALITKPFEVGVEMSAKQEIMRYRIAEIYKDKIAKMYAD, from the coding sequence ATGGAACTTGAACAGACCCTTCCGAAGTTGTTTAGAAAGAGTGCAGAAAAATATCCTGAATTTTCAGCACAACTTTTCCGCACGAAAGACGGAACATACGCAGAAACAAATTACCATGACTGCTATCAGAAGGCTTTGGATTTTTCAGGAGCGCTCCTTAAGTTTGGTGTAAAACGCGGTGACAAAATAGGTCTTATTGCAGACAACCGCCGCGAGTGGGAACAGGCAGACATGGGTCTTCTTGCAATCGGTGCAATTGATACCCCGCGCGGGTGTGATGCTTCTGAAAAGGATCTTTCATACATTCTTTCTTTTTCTGAAGTTGAATATGTTATTGCAGAAAATGAAGCCCAGGTAAAAAAAATTATCAATATCCGTCCAAAAGTACCTACACTTCGCGCAGTTGTTTCTTTTGACGAAATTGACTCTTCCGTAGAAAAACAACTTGCCGATGCTAACTTAAGATACCATCTTTTTGAAGACCTGCAGAAACTTGGACACGAATGGCGCAAAGAAAATCCCGATGTTGTAGAACAGGAACTCGAAAAAGGACAGTGGGATGATCTTGCAACAATTATTTTTACAAGCGGAACAACCGGTACTCCAAAAGGTGTAATGCTCAGCCACGGAAACATTCTTACCCAGCTTGATGAAGTTACAGAACGCATTTTCCTTAACCCAGGCGAGCGCGCACTTTGTGTTCTTCCTGTATGGCATGCTTTCCAGCGCGCAGTTGAATACGTTATTCTTTCACAGGGCGGAACCCTCTGCTATAGTAAGCCTATCGGAAGTGTACTTCTTCAGGATTTGCAGAAACTTGATCCTTATCTTCTCCCGGCTGTTCCCCGCGTATGGGAAGCCGTTTATGACGGAATCTGGCGCAAGATGAGAAAAACCGGCGGGCTTGTTTATATTATGTTCCGCTTCTTTGTAGCAGAAGCAATGCTCTGGTGTTCAATAGATAGAAAACTACGCAGAAAAAATTCTCGCTTCGGAAGGGACTATCTTGGTTTCTGGTGGCCGGTTCTTGTTCTGCCGTGGCTTCTTCTCTATCCGATCAAAATGCTCGGAAATCTTCTTGTATTCAGAAAAATACGTGCAATGCTTGGAAAGAACTTCCGTTCGGGAATTGCAGGAGGTGGTGCCTATCCCGAAAACATCGACAAATTCTTCTGGGCTGTCGGCGTAAAGGTTTGCGAAGGTTACGGCCTTACAGAAACTGCACCGATTATCTCTGTACGCCCGATTGTTGATCCTGTAATGCGCAACGTCGGAACACCTCTGCGCGGAATGCAGGTTCGCGTTGTTGATGATGACGGAATTATTCTTGGCCGCTGCAAAAAGGGTAACCTTCAGATTAAGGGCGGCTGTGTCATGCAGGGATATTACAAGAGACCCGATCTTACCGACAAGGTTATGACAGTGGACGGCTGGTTTGACACCGGTGACATCGCTATTCTTACTGTAGATGGTGAGATTCAGCTTCGTGGAAGAAAAAAGGACACAATCGTTCTTCTTGGAGGTGAAAACATTGAACCTCTTCCAATCGAGTCAAAGATAAAGGAATCGCGTTTTGTTGCAAGTGCAGTTGTTTTTGGAACAAACGAAAAAGGCGAAGACCAGCGTTATCTTACGGCAATCATTCTTCCCAATCAGGATGAACTTGTGTCATATGCCGAAGAAAACGGAATTCAGGCCGACACGTATGAAAAACTTGTAGAAACCGAAGCCATACAGAAACTTATTGAAAATGAAGTTGCCGAGGCCGTTAACTCAAAGAACGGCTTCAAAGCCTACGAGCGCATTAACAAGATTGCACTTATTACAAAGCCGTTTGAAGTCGGTGTAGAAATGAGTGCAAAGCAGGAAATAATGCGTTACAGAATTGCAGAAATCTACAAAGACAAGATTGCAAAAATGTATGCAGACTGA
- a CDS encoding IS256 family transposase, translating to MKRILEIEENSNSPTIDLLEKAIRARAREVIESLYEDEVQRFLNKTSSIVDKTGNKLVVRNGFHKERTILTTNGYVTVRLPRVDDRALEEKDRFVSKVLPPFARKTPTVEAILSAAYLAGISSNKFSAMLHDVLGKEAKGLSPSVITKLTVKWQAEYDEWRKRDLSGKEYVYVWADGIYVKSRLDGEKTCLLVIIGVTVEGKKELVAVQAGIRESTESWRGVLLDLKFRGLTKAPKLAVCDGALGFQNAVDEIWGQLKIQRCWFHKSMNILDKLPDCVQTQATKMIRDMWQADKRANALKAYDLFIETFGKKYPKATECLEKDKEDLFRFYDYPAEHWAHIRTSNPIESTFATVRLRHKSTKGNGSSAASVAMAFKLCLQAEKNWRRLRGFKQLELVAKNIIFVDGEQMKAA from the coding sequence ATGAAAAGAATACTGGAAATTGAAGAAAATTCCAATAGTCCAACGATTGATTTGCTTGAAAAAGCAATCCGCGCAAGAGCACGTGAAGTAATTGAAAGTCTTTACGAGGATGAAGTTCAGCGTTTTCTTAATAAAACTTCTTCTATCGTAGACAAAACCGGAAACAAACTTGTAGTAAGAAACGGCTTTCACAAAGAACGGACAATTCTTACTACAAACGGTTACGTTACAGTCAGGCTTCCCAGAGTTGATGACCGTGCACTTGAAGAAAAGGATCGCTTTGTAAGCAAAGTCCTTCCTCCGTTTGCAAGAAAAACTCCGACAGTAGAAGCAATACTTTCCGCTGCCTACCTTGCAGGAATTTCTTCAAACAAGTTTTCAGCCATGCTCCATGATGTTCTTGGTAAAGAAGCAAAGGGCCTGAGTCCGTCAGTCATAACAAAGCTTACTGTAAAATGGCAGGCTGAATATGACGAATGGCGCAAACGAGATCTTTCCGGAAAGGAATACGTTTATGTTTGGGCAGACGGAATTTACGTAAAGTCCCGGCTTGACGGTGAAAAGACCTGCCTTCTGGTAATAATTGGCGTAACTGTTGAAGGCAAAAAAGAACTTGTGGCTGTACAGGCCGGAATTCGCGAGTCAACGGAAAGTTGGCGTGGAGTTTTGCTTGATTTGAAATTCCGCGGACTGACAAAAGCACCAAAATTGGCAGTCTGCGACGGAGCGCTTGGGTTTCAAAATGCAGTTGATGAAATCTGGGGCCAGCTAAAAATTCAGAGATGCTGGTTCCACAAGTCCATGAACATTCTGGACAAATTGCCTGACTGTGTACAGACTCAGGCCACAAAAATGATTCGGGATATGTGGCAGGCAGACAAACGTGCAAACGCCTTGAAAGCCTACGACTTATTTATAGAAACTTTCGGAAAAAAATATCCGAAGGCAACGGAATGTCTTGAAAAAGACAAGGAGGATTTGTTCCGCTTTTATGATTATCCGGCGGAACATTGGGCTCACATTAGAACGTCGAATCCGATTGAATCGACATTTGCAACAGTCAGGTTGCGCCACAAGTCAACAAAAGGAAACGGCTCTTCCGCTGCTTCTGTTGCAATGGCTTTCAAGCTTTGTCTTCAGGCAGAGAAAAACTGGCGACGGCTCAGGGGATTTAAACAACTTGAACTTGTCGCCAAAAATATAATTTTTGTGGACGGTGAACAAATGAAGGCTGCCTGA
- a CDS encoding LacI family DNA-binding transcriptional regulator has translation MSNSEKKHIVTQNDVAREAGVTRSMVSYVISGTAERSVAPETRRRILDAIEKLGYRPNKAAQALQQGDVAFASKKIGVVLCNADVFRRPYYAEILSGIHTAAYEHKYQVAFIRFFEELRDPVLFNELIHPEEIGGLILVSTDQVLKTDDDYKILSTTRERIQKIVCVDWKCDGLTNILFDRQEAAYKASEYLFHQGYNDIGYIGENDERVLGVRQSLLERGIFTSEKDFYLVQAFNMTGGYDGVRELLKTRSLPRAVVCGSDEVAIGVMSCLNERKISIPEQVAVISIDNIETASYTTPPLTTINVQKTAMGARAVEAIVGSRDKKTAFEPVNILLPTSIVVRKSC, from the coding sequence ATGAGTAATTCTGAAAAAAAACATATCGTAACACAGAATGATGTGGCACGAGAGGCCGGCGTTACAAGAAGCATGGTCAGCTACGTAATCAGCGGAACAGCCGAGCGTTCTGTAGCTCCTGAAACCCGCCGCCGCATCCTTGACGCAATAGAAAAGCTTGGTTACAGGCCCAACAAGGCGGCGCAGGCCCTTCAGCAGGGAGACGTGGCCTTTGCATCAAAAAAAATTGGTGTAGTCCTGTGCAATGCAGACGTTTTCCGCCGCCCTTATTATGCAGAAATACTTTCGGGTATTCACACGGCGGCTTATGAACATAAGTACCAGGTTGCGTTTATACGTTTTTTTGAAGAACTCAGGGATCCCGTTTTATTCAACGAACTAATTCATCCCGAAGAAATAGGCGGCCTCATTCTTGTTTCTACAGATCAGGTTTTAAAGACAGACGATGACTACAAAATCCTCAGCACAACACGGGAGCGCATTCAGAAAATTGTCTGCGTTGACTGGAAGTGTGACGGGCTTACAAATATTCTTTTTGACAGACAGGAAGCTGCATACAAAGCTTCTGAATATCTTTTTCACCAAGGGTACAATGATATAGGCTACATCGGTGAAAATGACGAGCGTGTTCTTGGAGTGCGCCAGTCTCTTCTTGAACGCGGAATCTTTACTTCTGAAAAAGATTTTTATCTGGTTCAGGCTTTTAACATGACAGGCGGTTATGACGGCGTGCGTGAACTTTTGAAAACACGTTCTCTTCCGCGTGCTGTTGTCTGCGGTTCTGATGAAGTTGCTATCGGTGTAATGAGCTGTCTTAACGAAAGAAAAATTTCCATTCCCGAACAGGTTGCGGTTATAAGTATTGACAATATAGAAACAGCGTCCTATACGACTCCGCCTCTTACTACAATAAATGTTCAGAAAACTGCAATGGGGGCGCGTGCAGTGGAAGCCATCGTTGGTTCACGCGACAAAAAAACTGCTTTTGAACCAGTCAATATTCTTCTTCCCACCAGTATTGTGGTCAGAAAATCCTGTTAA